The genomic window CAGGGCATCAATAACATCACGTATTTTGTAAGAAACACATGAAATTAGAGGTAAAACACGAATGGCTTTAGTCCGGTAAGTTAcaccaaaaacaaatcCTTTACCGTGATAGTTTTACGCGATCTATAGTACTTAAAAGAATGAGTGATCCGATAAGAGTGTTTGCGAGCTCTTTTAATTGTGCGAAAGCATTTCCAGTTCAAGATATCGAAGCACAAAAGTCGTTGATCGAACAGTTAATACCACATATATCCCATCACGATGTATACATTTTAGGATTTCAGGAATTGGTTTCAATCTGGGAAGGATCTTTTCCCAATGTATGCTTACAATACTTAAGAGGGGTATCAAAAGTAGTTTTGGAAAGGATAAATACAGATGAATCGGTATTCAAGTGTGTTGATGTTAACTGTCTAGGAGGAATGGGCATCATGGTGTTCTGCAGAAACGAATATGAGTTAAGTAACGTTACGAAAGGAAATGTTCGATGTGGGGCATTTTATTCAAGTTTGAAAGGTGCTACTGCCACTAAATTTACTATAAAACGTTCTGGTGTAGTTGATACGATTACCTGTTTATCTTCTCACTTGGCAGCAAATGAAGGCTTGATAAATTTGGAGAAGCGTATCCAGGATTACCATGCTATAATGCAATCCTTACGAGAACAGTTTGGTGATATAGACAGCACCaattttatatttattgGTGATCTAAACTTTAGATTGAACAAACGCTTTGGTGATATCAATTATATGGATCCAGACATTATTTCACAATTACTAGAAGAATGCGATGAATTGAAAGACGTTATAAAAACAGGAAGAGCCTTTGAGAATTTCAAGGAAGCAGAAATTCTCTTCCCTCCAACATTCAAATACAATGTCGCGGACAGCAAGGCTCTCCCACCTATCGATCCATTAACGTACAATTTTAAGCGTCAACCTTCTTGGTGTGACAGAATACTCTATTCTAACAACGAGAAGGCAACAACATCTTTATACAAAGCCATTCCAAGAACCCCAGAATTCCACTTTACCGATCATCAACCAGTTATTTTATCAATAGAATTACCGCATATCGAAGCGGTATCAGACTTTGAGGCTGAGGAAATTACTGATACAGGTGAAGAAACTAACGAATTAGAAAAGTTGTTACCGACGTCATCAGTCAGTTCCCTTTCTCTTAGTTGTGGCAGAATAGTGGATTATATTATGGGATATTCCGGTTGGTTATATTGTAAGCACCCTAAGTGGTTACTAGTTATCATAACTCTCTTCTCCATCTACTGGTTAGCATGAAGAGACCTCCATACATAACTTTCTTATTTACCTTCAGTTTTTTGTATTAGTATTGTATTTCTTTAAATCTTTTTAACTTCACAAATAAGTTTCACCATTAATTGATTATTGGTAGAAGAACTGAGACACAAGAAGTATTTCAGGAGGCTAGTACGGATTGACGGCAAACCTTTTGCCAGTATATGAAAATAATTAGTCCTAGAAATTTAAAGGCAGCTTCAAATACGGCGCAAAATATGGCAACTCCCATCATCAATGAGATGGATTTGGCAAAGAAACGACCAGTAAATCCCGTATCATTGgaagagaacaagaagagcaaaaagaatatcaaaGGAATTGGCAAAATGCGTGATAGTCAAGgttttcaa from Kluyveromyces marxianus DMKU3-1042 DNA, complete genome, chromosome 6 includes these protein-coding regions:
- the INP54 gene encoding phosphoinositide 5-phosphatase INP54, whose product is MSDPIRVFASSFNCAKAFPVQDIEAQKSLIEQLIPHISHHDVYILGFQELVSIWEGSFPNVCLQYLRGVSKVVLERINTDESVFKCVDVNCLGGMGIMVFCRNEYELSNVTKGNVRCGAFYSSLKGATATKFTIKRSGVVDTITCLSSHLAANEGLINLEKRIQDYHAIMQSLREQFGDIDSTNFIFIGDLNFRLNKRFGDINYMDPDIISQLLEECDELKDVIKTGRAFENFKEAEILFPPTFKYNVADSKALPPIDPLTYNFKRQPSWCDRILYSNNEKATTSLYKAIPRTPEFHFTDHQPVILSIELPHIEAVSDFEAEEITDTGEETNELEKLLPTSSVSSLSLSCGRIVDYIMGYSGWLYCKHPKWLLVIITLFSIYWLA